A stretch of DNA from Dokdonia sp. PRO95:
TGACCAGATAAATAGGTAATACTATTTTCTTGACGCGTTTTTAAGTCGCCACCAGATAGGATGGTATAACCACTAAGGTCAAGTTGAGGAGTTAAGGTCTGGTTTATAGATAATGCCCCAAAGTTATTGCGATTAAAGGTAAAGTCACGTTGTGATAAGAATCGTGCAAACTCATCATTATATAATTTAAAATAGGCACTAGGATCTTCTGCTAAGCGAGAAAAGCCTCCCTCAAAGTCTATATAATCTTTAGTGGTGAATGACTTCTTACCTATATTATTAAAGTCACCTATAACATTTACGCTCGTTTTTGGACTATAATAAAATAAGGTAGGGTGCAAGAGGTAGCGGTCTTCTATACCTCCACCCGCTTCTAGTTCTCCAAAGGCAAATTTCTTCTTACCTTCTTTGAGTTTAATGTTAAGAGCCAGTTGCTCGCTATCACTTAGCCCCTTTAAGAAGGAAACTTCGTTATAATTATCTAGTGCTTCTATCTCATCTATTACATCTGCCGGGATATTATTAACACCAAGTTTTTCATCACCCGTAAAGAATTCTTTGCCGTCTACAAGAAGCTTGGTTACTTCTTTCCCATTTACCGTAACATTACCGGCGCGGTCTACATCTAGTCCAGGTAATTTTTTAAGCACGTCACGTAGTTTACGCTCTTCACCCGTTAAGAATTTTTCTGGGCGGTACGTGATGGTGTCTTCTCGTATTTTAATGGGTGTGCGCTCTGTGAGAATAATCTCTTCAAGGCTTTGGGTAGATGGTTTGAGGGTAATGATTTTTACCGTGTCTTGAGTAAGTTGTATGGTGTCTGTATAAGTTGCAAATCCCAGATAGCTAATCTCCATTAAATACGATATGTTTTCCTTAAGAGTAACTTGATAAAAACCCTCTTGATCTGTAATGGAGAAACGTACTTTATCTTCGTTTTGAATAGTAGGGAAGAAGAGGATGTTTGTATTAGGTAAAGGACTTTGCAGGGTGTCCAGTATTTTACCATTTATTACAATAGTTTGAGCAAAAGAAGAAAGTCCCACTAATAAAAGTAGGACTGTAGCTGAGGAGTTCTTTAAAACTTGATTGAGCAAATTAGATTTTAATTTTATTGATTGTTAATATATCATAATTAGCTGATTCATTGAAAGCTCATCTTTTATTGAGCAATATGCTGCTTATTATCTTCTGACCTATGACTTATTGGATCTTCCTTCTAAATATAGAAAGGAAGATTTTGCTTATAGTACTATAAGATGAGAAGCAGCAAAGTAAAATCTTAATTACCGTCTATAAACTTACCAGTTAAATCCTTGATTAAATTGTGATACTCATTTGACGTCATAGCCTTAGAATCATCTATCTTATTTATCTCAAGGTTTTTTATATCTTCTAATTTTTCAACAGTTACTATAGCTCCTTTTAATTCAACCTCGGCAATGAGACCAGGTAAACCCATAAATATGTCTGGCCCTCCAGCAATTGGAATTGAAGGTACATACCATGCTATTACAACGGCTTCCTTGTTTTTAATGGGATCAAAATAGGTTCCAACTGCTTTGTAGGCATTAAGGTTTGCTATAGTTTTCTCTTCATTAATTAATTTCCATTTAAAATCAATAAGATCTGTTTTGACAATAAAGTCTTTATCAACCAAGTCTTTAACAAAAGTCATTTTCTTATTTGAATAGTTACTATAGATCTCCTTGTTAAATGAGGTAGTTTTTTTAGCTAAATCAAAATAGATTTGGTCAAGACTTGTACTCTCTCCTATGCTAAAGAAATCATCTGCGCTAAAATAGGAGCTTTTTTCATTTATTGTAAGGGTATAACGTACGCTTTTTGCAGCATCTAAAAGTTTTTGTGACATTTGTTTTGCTTGCGTGCTTAAGTTGTCAATAGAGCCATGAGGTGTCGTCCTAGAGATAAAGTAAGAAACACTATACCCATCTTGAGAAAAGATGGGCATTGTAAACATAACTAAGATAAAAAATATTACATTTTTTTTCATATCTGATGTTGGTTACTGTTGTTGAGCTTCACAGTAGGCAACTAAGCGATTAAAAGCACCTACATTACTTATGTTAACACCTCCATAATAATATGTGAAAAGACTATGAGCTCCTTCAAAGCAGCTTAGATCTTCTATTGGGAACTGTTCATTTGATACACTCTCATTCAGATTCGTTGTTGTGAAACTACTTAGTGCTAGACAAATTGTTAAGGCAAATAATACTTTCTTCATAATATATTGGTTTTTAGATTAATGAGTTTCAAACCTAAAAAAAAAAACGAACCA
This window harbors:
- a CDS encoding GLPGLI family protein, producing MKKNVIFFILVMFTMPIFSQDGYSVSYFISRTTPHGSIDNLSTQAKQMSQKLLDAAKSVRYTLTINEKSSYFSADDFFSIGESTSLDQIYFDLAKKTTSFNKEIYSNYSNKKMTFVKDLVDKDFIVKTDLIDFKWKLINEEKTIANLNAYKAVGTYFDPIKNKEAVVIAWYVPSIPIAGGPDIFMGLPGLIAEVELKGAIVTVEKLEDIKNLEINKIDDSKAMTSNEYHNLIKDLTGKFIDGN